Below is a window of Desulfobacterales bacterium DNA.
CAGATCGAGATCATCGGTTATCCCGTAGCGGAGCCGGGGGCGGATGCGAAAGGTCTGCTCATCGCTGTCCCGGCCGCCGAGCTGACCACGCTCGGTCCGGTTCCGGTAATACCCGGCGCTGAGCTTTCCCCGGACCGTGTCGGAGAACTTCCGGCCCAGCTCCAGCACTGCCGAGGTTTTTTCGGTTGTCCCGATTCTGCCGCTGGCCGCGGCCATATCATGGGACAGGCTGATGTCGCTGCTGGTGTATATCCCCTCGGAGGAAAGGGAGACCGTTCCCGTTGCTCCCCACGAACCCTCGGTCAGGCCGATGGCCTCGTACCTGGTCGACGTATACCGGGGACCGATGGAGATATCGCCCCGCAGGGTCTCGCTGAAATCCCGGCTGACGCCAACGGTCAGGTTATAGTTTTTTATTGCCACCCCGGGATAATCATATCGTCCGGCGGCAACATTCACCCTGGCCGCGGTGGGCTTGGTAAAGGCGCTCAGGTTGCGGCTGAGCCCGAGGCCGAGGTTATACGATTCTAGGTCAAGGGAATCCGAGCCGGCAAAATCATCGCTTGAATAAGCCGCGTTTCCGCTGACCGCGGTTTTTTCATCCGCCAGCATATAGCTCCAGGCAAAGGAGTACTGCTGGCGGTCGCGGGCCTCGGTACCCAGCACCAGGCCGGTCTCCTCGATATCGCGGTCAGGCCGGGAGTCCCGGGTGAAAGTCGCTGAGGCGGACAGGGACAGGCGCGGGCTCAAGCGGTATTCGAACCGGCCGGAGAGTTGATGGTCCCAGTCATCGAACTGTTTGTTCTTGGCATGGTAGATTCGGTTGAGCCGCCCGGTCAGAGAGGCTTTGAGCCGTTCCGACATCCGGCGGAGCCCGATTTCGGGGGAAACGGTGGTAATGAAATCATGGCGCTCATTGTTCCGCGTAAACAGGATATTGTCATTGTACTCCTGGCGCAGGGTCAGGGCCGGGATGATCTCGAGCCGGCCGCTCTTACCGCTGGCCGGGTTTGGCGGAACGGCGAACAGGAGGCCGGCAACAAGCAGGGTGATTTTTTCTTTCATGGCGACTCTACGGGGTACGGCTGCTCAGGGAACAACGAGTACATCCCCGCGTTGCAGCAGGATGTTCTGGGCCAGGTTCCTGTTGTCGGCCACCTCGTCATAATTGAAAGAGAAGCTGGTGGTTGTCCCCTTCTCTTGCCTTAAGATTCGAATCCTGTCCTTTTTGGCAAACGGGGTGAGTCCGCCGGCCAGGGCCAGGCCCTGCAGGACGTTGATATTGGCGTTCAGGACAAACCGGCCGGGCTGGCGGACCTTGCCGATCACATAGATCAGCATACTGTTGATCTGGTTGACGCTCACCGACAGAACCGGATCGGTCACATAGCGGGAAAGTTTCTTTTCCAGCTCCGATTTCAGCTGGGCAACGGTTTTGCCGGCAGCCACCACCTCGCCGATCAGCGGAAATGAGATCC
It encodes the following:
- a CDS encoding outer membrane beta-barrel protein, producing MKEKITLLVAGLLFAVPPNPASGKSGRLEIIPALTLRQEYNDNILFTRNNERHDFITTVSPEIGLRRMSERLKASLTGRLNRIYHAKNKQFDDWDHQLSGRFEYRLSPRLSLSASATFTRDSRPDRDIEETGLVLGTEARDRQQYSFAWSYMLADEKTAVSGNAAYSSDDFAGSDSLDLESYNLGLGLSRNLSAFTKPTAARVNVAAGRYDYPGVAIKNYNLTVGVSRDFSETLRGDISIGPRYTSTRYEAIGLTEGSWGATGTVSLSSEGIYTSSDISLSHDMAAASGRIGTTEKTSAVLELGRKFSDTVRGKLSAGYYRNRTERGQLGGRDSDEQTFRIRPRLRYGITDDLDLIAAYTLTRICDSKDDTDKKRSLLFFQLRYQSALFE
- a CDS encoding polysaccharide biosynthesis/export family protein; its protein translation is MKEVTGYLIFIVVCLAWLPLAAGEITAGPPHTGYVIGPGDMLEVSVWKNKDLTKGVIVLPDGRISFPLIGEVVAAGKTVAQLKSELEKKLSRYVTDPVLSVSVNQINSMLIYVIGKVRQPGRFVLNANINVLQGLALAGGLTPFAKKDRIRILRQEKGTTTSFSFNYDEVADNRNLAQNILLQRGDVLVVP